The following are encoded together in the Phaseolus vulgaris cultivar G19833 chromosome 9, P. vulgaris v2.0, whole genome shotgun sequence genome:
- the LOC137821607 gene encoding serine/threonine-protein kinase STY46-like isoform X1, translated as MGDTESCNRGILNSGWNHRCPKQRQKVGVYNEVLCRLKELNVPEAVLPGFEDDLWTHFYRLPARYALDMNVERAEEVLMHKRLLDIAGGPTTATKPAVEVRLVQVRSSSASSAGGSSKSLLSNSQSKVCPEDSGIQGNTSFHPPPAFASSSNVEHALGHAQFLPVRDRDNYLNFYAHYARPMHEITISTNDKPKLLSQLTSLLSETGLDILEAHAFSTIDGYSLDVFVVGGWPIEETEKLKHELAKKIQKLQFIYKLLFLVEKFRKQHQLKENGSIPTSTTAKQEQTRMNFIWRIDAGCMRYENKIASGPFSDLYKGTFCNQDVAIKVLKHDNLNENIQREFAQEVYILSKIQHRNVVKFVGACTKPPNLYLVTEYMPGGSMFDFLHKQKTALTLPSLLKVAIDVSEGMKYLHQNNIIHRDLKASNLLIDENGVVKVADFGVARVHNQSGIMTAETGTYRWMAPEVIEHRPYDHKADVFSFAIVLWELLTGKLPYEHLSPLQAAVGVIQKGLRPKIPSHTHSKLVELLDWCWHHDSSLRPNFSEILEFLLRVTKTVTGEYEG; from the exons ATGGGAGACACAGAGAGTTGCAACAGAGGAATTTTAAATTCTGGATGGAATCATCGATGTCCAAAACAGAGACAGAAGGTTGGAGTTTATAACGAGGTTTTGTGTAGACTCAAGGAATTGAATGTCCCAGAGGCTGTGCTTCCTGGTTTTGAGGACGATCTTTGGACGCACTTCTATCGCCTCCCCGCCAG ATATGCGTTGGACATGAATGTGGAGAGGGCAGAAGAAGTTTTGATGCATAAGAGGTTACTGGACATTGCAGGAGGCCCAACTACAGCAACCAAACCTGCAGTTGAAGTTCGTCTTGTACAG GTTCGTTCCTCTTCTGCTTCTTCTGCTGGTGGTTCTAGTAAATCCCTTCTTTCAAATTCACAAAGTAAAGTTTGTCCTGAAGATTCTGGTATTCAAGGCAACACGAG CTTCCATCCTCCACCAGCCTTCGCTTCGTCATCTAATGTGGAACATGCACTTGGCCACGCCCAGTTCTTGCCAGTCCGAGACAGGGATAACTATTTGAATTTTTATGCACATTATGCTCG GCCTATGCATGAAATCACAATTTCAACAAATGACAAGCCAAAACTCCTGAGTCAG TTGACTTCCTTACTTTCTGAGACTGGGTTGGACATTCTAGAAGCACATGCTTTTTCGACAATAGACGGTTATTCATTGGATGTTTTTGTTGTTGGTGGTTGGCCAATTGAG GAGACGGAGAAGTTAAAACATGAACTAGCAAAGAAAATTCAGAAACTCCAG TTCATTTATAAGTTGTTATTTTTGGTGGAAAAATTCCGGAAGCAACATCAATTGAAAGAAAATGGGAGTATTCCTACTAGTACTACTGCAAAGCAAGAGCAGACCAGGATGAACTTTATCTGGAGAATTGATGCCGGGTGTATgagatatgaaaataaaattgcatCTGGACCTTTCAGTGATTT GTATAAAGGTACATTCTGCAATCAAGATGTAGCTATCAAGGTTCTAAAGCACGATAATCTGAATGAAAATATACAAAGGGAGTTTGCTCAGGAAGTGTATATCCTAAG TAAAATTCAGCACAGAAATGTTGTTAAATTTGTTGGCGCTTGTACAAAACCCCCAAACCTGTACCTGGTCACAG AATACATGCCTGGTGGAAGTATGTTCGACTTTTTGCATAAACAGAAGACAGCCCTTACTCTTCCATCTTTACTCAAAGTGGCCATTGATGTTTCCGAAGGAATGAAATATCTGCATCAGAATAATATCATACATCGGGACCTTAAAGCGTCTAATCTTTTGATAGATGAGAATGGG GTAGTTAAGGTTGCTGATTTTGGTGTGGCTAGAGTGCACAATCAGTCTGGCATAATGACTGCAGAAACAGGAacttatcggtggatggctccagAG GTTATTGAACATAGACCATATGATCACAAAGCCGATGTCTTTAGCTTTGCCATTGTTCTTTGGGAACTTCTCACAGGAAAG CTTCCTTATGAGCACTTGTCCCCATTGCAAGCAGCAGTAGGAGTGATCCAGAAG GGTTTAAGGCCTAAAATTCCAAGCCATACTCATTCAAAGTTAGTGGAATTGCTTGACTGGTGTTGGCACCACGATTCATCTCTCAGACCCAATTTCTCAGAAATTCTTGAATTTCTGCTACGTGTGACCAAGACG GTCACGGGGGAATATGAAGGCTAG
- the LOC137821607 gene encoding serine/threonine-protein kinase STY46-like isoform X5 produces the protein MVNSCVQSTSNGVSQATVNMGDTESCNRGILNSGWNHRCPKQRQKVGVYNEVLCRLKELNVPEAVLPGFEDDLWTHFYRLPARYALDMNVERAEEVLMHKRLLDIAGGPTTATKPAVEVRLVQVRSSSASSAGGSSKSLLSNSQSKVCPEDSGIQGNTSFHPPPAFASSSNVEHALGHAQFLPVRDRDNYLNFYAHYARPMHEITISTNDKPKLLSQLTSLLSETGLDILEAHAFSTIDGYSLDVFVVGGWPIEETEKLKHELAKKIQKLQQHQLKENGSIPTSTTAKQEQTRMNFIWRIDAGCMRYENKIASGPFSDLYKGTFCNQDVAIKVLKHDNLNENIQREFAQEVYILSKIQHRNVVKFVGACTKPPNLYLVTEYMPGGSMFDFLHKQKTALTLPSLLKVAIDVSEGMKYLHQNNIIHRDLKASNLLIDENGVVKVADFGVARVHNQSGIMTAETGTYRWMAPEVIEHRPYDHKADVFSFAIVLWELLTGKLPYEHLSPLQAAVGVIQKGLRPKIPSHTHSKLVELLDWCWHHDSSLRPNFSEILEFLLRVTKTVTGEYEG, from the exons ATGGTTAATTCTTGTGTACAATCCACGTCGAATGGGGTTAGCCAAGCTACCG TAAACATGGGAGACACAGAGAGTTGCAACAGAGGAATTTTAAATTCTGGATGGAATCATCGATGTCCAAAACAGAGACAGAAGGTTGGAGTTTATAACGAGGTTTTGTGTAGACTCAAGGAATTGAATGTCCCAGAGGCTGTGCTTCCTGGTTTTGAGGACGATCTTTGGACGCACTTCTATCGCCTCCCCGCCAG ATATGCGTTGGACATGAATGTGGAGAGGGCAGAAGAAGTTTTGATGCATAAGAGGTTACTGGACATTGCAGGAGGCCCAACTACAGCAACCAAACCTGCAGTTGAAGTTCGTCTTGTACAG GTTCGTTCCTCTTCTGCTTCTTCTGCTGGTGGTTCTAGTAAATCCCTTCTTTCAAATTCACAAAGTAAAGTTTGTCCTGAAGATTCTGGTATTCAAGGCAACACGAG CTTCCATCCTCCACCAGCCTTCGCTTCGTCATCTAATGTGGAACATGCACTTGGCCACGCCCAGTTCTTGCCAGTCCGAGACAGGGATAACTATTTGAATTTTTATGCACATTATGCTCG GCCTATGCATGAAATCACAATTTCAACAAATGACAAGCCAAAACTCCTGAGTCAG TTGACTTCCTTACTTTCTGAGACTGGGTTGGACATTCTAGAAGCACATGCTTTTTCGACAATAGACGGTTATTCATTGGATGTTTTTGTTGTTGGTGGTTGGCCAATTGAG GAGACGGAGAAGTTAAAACATGAACTAGCAAAGAAAATTCAGAAACTCCAG CAACATCAATTGAAAGAAAATGGGAGTATTCCTACTAGTACTACTGCAAAGCAAGAGCAGACCAGGATGAACTTTATCTGGAGAATTGATGCCGGGTGTATgagatatgaaaataaaattgcatCTGGACCTTTCAGTGATTT GTATAAAGGTACATTCTGCAATCAAGATGTAGCTATCAAGGTTCTAAAGCACGATAATCTGAATGAAAATATACAAAGGGAGTTTGCTCAGGAAGTGTATATCCTAAG TAAAATTCAGCACAGAAATGTTGTTAAATTTGTTGGCGCTTGTACAAAACCCCCAAACCTGTACCTGGTCACAG AATACATGCCTGGTGGAAGTATGTTCGACTTTTTGCATAAACAGAAGACAGCCCTTACTCTTCCATCTTTACTCAAAGTGGCCATTGATGTTTCCGAAGGAATGAAATATCTGCATCAGAATAATATCATACATCGGGACCTTAAAGCGTCTAATCTTTTGATAGATGAGAATGGG GTAGTTAAGGTTGCTGATTTTGGTGTGGCTAGAGTGCACAATCAGTCTGGCATAATGACTGCAGAAACAGGAacttatcggtggatggctccagAG GTTATTGAACATAGACCATATGATCACAAAGCCGATGTCTTTAGCTTTGCCATTGTTCTTTGGGAACTTCTCACAGGAAAG CTTCCTTATGAGCACTTGTCCCCATTGCAAGCAGCAGTAGGAGTGATCCAGAAG GGTTTAAGGCCTAAAATTCCAAGCCATACTCATTCAAAGTTAGTGGAATTGCTTGACTGGTGTTGGCACCACGATTCATCTCTCAGACCCAATTTCTCAGAAATTCTTGAATTTCTGCTACGTGTGACCAAGACG GTCACGGGGGAATATGAAGGCTAG
- the LOC137821607 gene encoding serine/threonine-protein kinase STY46-like isoform X3 has protein sequence MVNSCVQSTSNGVSQATVNMGDTESCNRGILNSGWNHRCPKQRQKVGVYNEVLCRLKELNVPEAVLPGFEDDLWTHFYRLPARYALDMNVERAEEVLMHKRLLDIAGGPTTATKPAVEVRLVQVRSSSASSAGGSSKSLLSNSQSKVCPEDSGIQGNTSFHPPPAFASSSNVEHALGHAQFLPVRDRDNYLNFYAHYARPMHEITISTNDKPKLLSQLTSLLSETGLDILEAHAFSTIDGYSLDVFVVGGWPIEETEKLKHELAKKIQKLQFIYKLLFLVEKFRKQHQLKENGSIPTSTTAKQEQTRMNFIWRIDAGCMRYENKIASGPFSDLYKGTFCNQDVAIKVLKHDNLNENIQREFAQEVYILSKIQHRNVVKFVGACTKPPNLYLVTEYMPGGSMFDFLHKQKTALTLPSLLKVAIDVSEGMKYLHQNNIIHRDLKASNLLIDENGVVKVADFGVARVHNQSGIMTAETGTYRWMAPEVIEHRPYDHKADVFSFAIVLWELLTGKLPYEHLSPLQAAVGVIQKGLRPKIPSHTHSKLVELLDWCWHHDSSLRPNFSEILEFLLRVTKTVTGEYEG, from the exons ATGGTTAATTCTTGTGTACAATCCACGTCGAATGGGGTTAGCCAAGCTACCG TAAACATGGGAGACACAGAGAGTTGCAACAGAGGAATTTTAAATTCTGGATGGAATCATCGATGTCCAAAACAGAGACAGAAGGTTGGAGTTTATAACGAGGTTTTGTGTAGACTCAAGGAATTGAATGTCCCAGAGGCTGTGCTTCCTGGTTTTGAGGACGATCTTTGGACGCACTTCTATCGCCTCCCCGCCAG ATATGCGTTGGACATGAATGTGGAGAGGGCAGAAGAAGTTTTGATGCATAAGAGGTTACTGGACATTGCAGGAGGCCCAACTACAGCAACCAAACCTGCAGTTGAAGTTCGTCTTGTACAG GTTCGTTCCTCTTCTGCTTCTTCTGCTGGTGGTTCTAGTAAATCCCTTCTTTCAAATTCACAAAGTAAAGTTTGTCCTGAAGATTCTGGTATTCAAGGCAACACGAG CTTCCATCCTCCACCAGCCTTCGCTTCGTCATCTAATGTGGAACATGCACTTGGCCACGCCCAGTTCTTGCCAGTCCGAGACAGGGATAACTATTTGAATTTTTATGCACATTATGCTCG GCCTATGCATGAAATCACAATTTCAACAAATGACAAGCCAAAACTCCTGAGTCAG TTGACTTCCTTACTTTCTGAGACTGGGTTGGACATTCTAGAAGCACATGCTTTTTCGACAATAGACGGTTATTCATTGGATGTTTTTGTTGTTGGTGGTTGGCCAATTGAG GAGACGGAGAAGTTAAAACATGAACTAGCAAAGAAAATTCAGAAACTCCAG TTCATTTATAAGTTGTTATTTTTGGTGGAAAAATTCCGGAAGCAACATCAATTGAAAGAAAATGGGAGTATTCCTACTAGTACTACTGCAAAGCAAGAGCAGACCAGGATGAACTTTATCTGGAGAATTGATGCCGGGTGTATgagatatgaaaataaaattgcatCTGGACCTTTCAGTGATTT GTATAAAGGTACATTCTGCAATCAAGATGTAGCTATCAAGGTTCTAAAGCACGATAATCTGAATGAAAATATACAAAGGGAGTTTGCTCAGGAAGTGTATATCCTAAG TAAAATTCAGCACAGAAATGTTGTTAAATTTGTTGGCGCTTGTACAAAACCCCCAAACCTGTACCTGGTCACAG AATACATGCCTGGTGGAAGTATGTTCGACTTTTTGCATAAACAGAAGACAGCCCTTACTCTTCCATCTTTACTCAAAGTGGCCATTGATGTTTCCGAAGGAATGAAATATCTGCATCAGAATAATATCATACATCGGGACCTTAAAGCGTCTAATCTTTTGATAGATGAGAATGGG GTAGTTAAGGTTGCTGATTTTGGTGTGGCTAGAGTGCACAATCAGTCTGGCATAATGACTGCAGAAACAGGAacttatcggtggatggctccagAG GTTATTGAACATAGACCATATGATCACAAAGCCGATGTCTTTAGCTTTGCCATTGTTCTTTGGGAACTTCTCACAGGAAAG CTTCCTTATGAGCACTTGTCCCCATTGCAAGCAGCAGTAGGAGTGATCCAGAAG GGTTTAAGGCCTAAAATTCCAAGCCATACTCATTCAAAGTTAGTGGAATTGCTTGACTGGTGTTGGCACCACGATTCATCTCTCAGACCCAATTTCTCAGAAATTCTTGAATTTCTGCTACGTGTGACCAAGACG GTCACGGGGGAATATGAAGGCTAG
- the LOC137821607 gene encoding serine/threonine-protein kinase STY46-like isoform X6, protein MGLAKLPDSVNMGDTESCNRGILNSGWNHRCPKQRQKVGVYNEVLCRLKELNVPEAVLPGFEDDLWTHFYRLPARYALDMNVERAEEVLMHKRLLDIAGGPTTATKPAVEVRLVQVRSSSASSAGGSSKSLLSNSQSKVCPEDSGIQGNTSFHPPPAFASSSNVEHALGHAQFLPVRDRDNYLNFYAHYARPMHEITISTNDKPKLLSQLTSLLSETGLDILEAHAFSTIDGYSLDVFVVGGWPIEETEKLKHELAKKIQKLQQHQLKENGSIPTSTTAKQEQTRMNFIWRIDAGCMRYENKIASGPFSDLYKGTFCNQDVAIKVLKHDNLNENIQREFAQEVYILSKIQHRNVVKFVGACTKPPNLYLVTEYMPGGSMFDFLHKQKTALTLPSLLKVAIDVSEGMKYLHQNNIIHRDLKASNLLIDENGVVKVADFGVARVHNQSGIMTAETGTYRWMAPEVIEHRPYDHKADVFSFAIVLWELLTGKLPYEHLSPLQAAVGVIQKGLRPKIPSHTHSKLVELLDWCWHHDSSLRPNFSEILEFLLRVTKTVTGEYEG, encoded by the exons ATGGGGTTAGCCAAGCTACCG GATTCAGTAAACATGGGAGACACAGAGAGTTGCAACAGAGGAATTTTAAATTCTGGATGGAATCATCGATGTCCAAAACAGAGACAGAAGGTTGGAGTTTATAACGAGGTTTTGTGTAGACTCAAGGAATTGAATGTCCCAGAGGCTGTGCTTCCTGGTTTTGAGGACGATCTTTGGACGCACTTCTATCGCCTCCCCGCCAG ATATGCGTTGGACATGAATGTGGAGAGGGCAGAAGAAGTTTTGATGCATAAGAGGTTACTGGACATTGCAGGAGGCCCAACTACAGCAACCAAACCTGCAGTTGAAGTTCGTCTTGTACAG GTTCGTTCCTCTTCTGCTTCTTCTGCTGGTGGTTCTAGTAAATCCCTTCTTTCAAATTCACAAAGTAAAGTTTGTCCTGAAGATTCTGGTATTCAAGGCAACACGAG CTTCCATCCTCCACCAGCCTTCGCTTCGTCATCTAATGTGGAACATGCACTTGGCCACGCCCAGTTCTTGCCAGTCCGAGACAGGGATAACTATTTGAATTTTTATGCACATTATGCTCG GCCTATGCATGAAATCACAATTTCAACAAATGACAAGCCAAAACTCCTGAGTCAG TTGACTTCCTTACTTTCTGAGACTGGGTTGGACATTCTAGAAGCACATGCTTTTTCGACAATAGACGGTTATTCATTGGATGTTTTTGTTGTTGGTGGTTGGCCAATTGAG GAGACGGAGAAGTTAAAACATGAACTAGCAAAGAAAATTCAGAAACTCCAG CAACATCAATTGAAAGAAAATGGGAGTATTCCTACTAGTACTACTGCAAAGCAAGAGCAGACCAGGATGAACTTTATCTGGAGAATTGATGCCGGGTGTATgagatatgaaaataaaattgcatCTGGACCTTTCAGTGATTT GTATAAAGGTACATTCTGCAATCAAGATGTAGCTATCAAGGTTCTAAAGCACGATAATCTGAATGAAAATATACAAAGGGAGTTTGCTCAGGAAGTGTATATCCTAAG TAAAATTCAGCACAGAAATGTTGTTAAATTTGTTGGCGCTTGTACAAAACCCCCAAACCTGTACCTGGTCACAG AATACATGCCTGGTGGAAGTATGTTCGACTTTTTGCATAAACAGAAGACAGCCCTTACTCTTCCATCTTTACTCAAAGTGGCCATTGATGTTTCCGAAGGAATGAAATATCTGCATCAGAATAATATCATACATCGGGACCTTAAAGCGTCTAATCTTTTGATAGATGAGAATGGG GTAGTTAAGGTTGCTGATTTTGGTGTGGCTAGAGTGCACAATCAGTCTGGCATAATGACTGCAGAAACAGGAacttatcggtggatggctccagAG GTTATTGAACATAGACCATATGATCACAAAGCCGATGTCTTTAGCTTTGCCATTGTTCTTTGGGAACTTCTCACAGGAAAG CTTCCTTATGAGCACTTGTCCCCATTGCAAGCAGCAGTAGGAGTGATCCAGAAG GGTTTAAGGCCTAAAATTCCAAGCCATACTCATTCAAAGTTAGTGGAATTGCTTGACTGGTGTTGGCACCACGATTCATCTCTCAGACCCAATTTCTCAGAAATTCTTGAATTTCTGCTACGTGTGACCAAGACG GTCACGGGGGAATATGAAGGCTAG
- the LOC137821607 gene encoding serine/threonine-protein kinase STY46-like isoform X2, which translates to MGDTESCNRGILNSGWNHRCPKQRQKVGVYNEVLCRLKELNVPEAVLPGFEDDLWTHFYRLPARYALDMNVERAEEVLMHKRLLDIAGGPTTATKPAVEVRLVQVRSSSASSAGGSSKSLLSNSQSKVCPEDSGIQGNTSFHPPPAFASSSNVEHALGHAQFLPVRDRDNYLNFYAHYARPMHEITISTNDKPKLLSQLTSLLSETGLDILEAHAFSTIDGYSLDVFVVGGWPIEETEKLKHELAKKIQKLQQHQLKENGSIPTSTTAKQEQTRMNFIWRIDAGCMRYENKIASGPFSDLYKGTFCNQDVAIKVLKHDNLNENIQREFAQEVYILSKIQHRNVVKFVGACTKPPNLYLVTEYMPGGSMFDFLHKQKTALTLPSLLKVAIDVSEGMKYLHQNNIIHRDLKASNLLIDENGVVKVADFGVARVHNQSGIMTAETGTYRWMAPEVIEHRPYDHKADVFSFAIVLWELLTGKLPYEHLSPLQAAVGVIQKGLRPKIPSHTHSKLVELLDWCWHHDSSLRPNFSEILEFLLRVTKTVTGEYEG; encoded by the exons ATGGGAGACACAGAGAGTTGCAACAGAGGAATTTTAAATTCTGGATGGAATCATCGATGTCCAAAACAGAGACAGAAGGTTGGAGTTTATAACGAGGTTTTGTGTAGACTCAAGGAATTGAATGTCCCAGAGGCTGTGCTTCCTGGTTTTGAGGACGATCTTTGGACGCACTTCTATCGCCTCCCCGCCAG ATATGCGTTGGACATGAATGTGGAGAGGGCAGAAGAAGTTTTGATGCATAAGAGGTTACTGGACATTGCAGGAGGCCCAACTACAGCAACCAAACCTGCAGTTGAAGTTCGTCTTGTACAG GTTCGTTCCTCTTCTGCTTCTTCTGCTGGTGGTTCTAGTAAATCCCTTCTTTCAAATTCACAAAGTAAAGTTTGTCCTGAAGATTCTGGTATTCAAGGCAACACGAG CTTCCATCCTCCACCAGCCTTCGCTTCGTCATCTAATGTGGAACATGCACTTGGCCACGCCCAGTTCTTGCCAGTCCGAGACAGGGATAACTATTTGAATTTTTATGCACATTATGCTCG GCCTATGCATGAAATCACAATTTCAACAAATGACAAGCCAAAACTCCTGAGTCAG TTGACTTCCTTACTTTCTGAGACTGGGTTGGACATTCTAGAAGCACATGCTTTTTCGACAATAGACGGTTATTCATTGGATGTTTTTGTTGTTGGTGGTTGGCCAATTGAG GAGACGGAGAAGTTAAAACATGAACTAGCAAAGAAAATTCAGAAACTCCAG CAACATCAATTGAAAGAAAATGGGAGTATTCCTACTAGTACTACTGCAAAGCAAGAGCAGACCAGGATGAACTTTATCTGGAGAATTGATGCCGGGTGTATgagatatgaaaataaaattgcatCTGGACCTTTCAGTGATTT GTATAAAGGTACATTCTGCAATCAAGATGTAGCTATCAAGGTTCTAAAGCACGATAATCTGAATGAAAATATACAAAGGGAGTTTGCTCAGGAAGTGTATATCCTAAG TAAAATTCAGCACAGAAATGTTGTTAAATTTGTTGGCGCTTGTACAAAACCCCCAAACCTGTACCTGGTCACAG AATACATGCCTGGTGGAAGTATGTTCGACTTTTTGCATAAACAGAAGACAGCCCTTACTCTTCCATCTTTACTCAAAGTGGCCATTGATGTTTCCGAAGGAATGAAATATCTGCATCAGAATAATATCATACATCGGGACCTTAAAGCGTCTAATCTTTTGATAGATGAGAATGGG GTAGTTAAGGTTGCTGATTTTGGTGTGGCTAGAGTGCACAATCAGTCTGGCATAATGACTGCAGAAACAGGAacttatcggtggatggctccagAG GTTATTGAACATAGACCATATGATCACAAAGCCGATGTCTTTAGCTTTGCCATTGTTCTTTGGGAACTTCTCACAGGAAAG CTTCCTTATGAGCACTTGTCCCCATTGCAAGCAGCAGTAGGAGTGATCCAGAAG GGTTTAAGGCCTAAAATTCCAAGCCATACTCATTCAAAGTTAGTGGAATTGCTTGACTGGTGTTGGCACCACGATTCATCTCTCAGACCCAATTTCTCAGAAATTCTTGAATTTCTGCTACGTGTGACCAAGACG GTCACGGGGGAATATGAAGGCTAG
- the LOC137821607 gene encoding serine/threonine-protein kinase STY46-like isoform X4, producing MGLAKLPDSVNMGDTESCNRGILNSGWNHRCPKQRQKVGVYNEVLCRLKELNVPEAVLPGFEDDLWTHFYRLPARYALDMNVERAEEVLMHKRLLDIAGGPTTATKPAVEVRLVQVRSSSASSAGGSSKSLLSNSQSKVCPEDSGIQGNTSFHPPPAFASSSNVEHALGHAQFLPVRDRDNYLNFYAHYARPMHEITISTNDKPKLLSQLTSLLSETGLDILEAHAFSTIDGYSLDVFVVGGWPIEETEKLKHELAKKIQKLQFIYKLLFLVEKFRKQHQLKENGSIPTSTTAKQEQTRMNFIWRIDAGCMRYENKIASGPFSDLYKGTFCNQDVAIKVLKHDNLNENIQREFAQEVYILSKIQHRNVVKFVGACTKPPNLYLVTEYMPGGSMFDFLHKQKTALTLPSLLKVAIDVSEGMKYLHQNNIIHRDLKASNLLIDENGVVKVADFGVARVHNQSGIMTAETGTYRWMAPEVIEHRPYDHKADVFSFAIVLWELLTGKLPYEHLSPLQAAVGVIQKGLRPKIPSHTHSKLVELLDWCWHHDSSLRPNFSEILEFLLRVTKTVTGEYEG from the exons ATGGGGTTAGCCAAGCTACCG GATTCAGTAAACATGGGAGACACAGAGAGTTGCAACAGAGGAATTTTAAATTCTGGATGGAATCATCGATGTCCAAAACAGAGACAGAAGGTTGGAGTTTATAACGAGGTTTTGTGTAGACTCAAGGAATTGAATGTCCCAGAGGCTGTGCTTCCTGGTTTTGAGGACGATCTTTGGACGCACTTCTATCGCCTCCCCGCCAG ATATGCGTTGGACATGAATGTGGAGAGGGCAGAAGAAGTTTTGATGCATAAGAGGTTACTGGACATTGCAGGAGGCCCAACTACAGCAACCAAACCTGCAGTTGAAGTTCGTCTTGTACAG GTTCGTTCCTCTTCTGCTTCTTCTGCTGGTGGTTCTAGTAAATCCCTTCTTTCAAATTCACAAAGTAAAGTTTGTCCTGAAGATTCTGGTATTCAAGGCAACACGAG CTTCCATCCTCCACCAGCCTTCGCTTCGTCATCTAATGTGGAACATGCACTTGGCCACGCCCAGTTCTTGCCAGTCCGAGACAGGGATAACTATTTGAATTTTTATGCACATTATGCTCG GCCTATGCATGAAATCACAATTTCAACAAATGACAAGCCAAAACTCCTGAGTCAG TTGACTTCCTTACTTTCTGAGACTGGGTTGGACATTCTAGAAGCACATGCTTTTTCGACAATAGACGGTTATTCATTGGATGTTTTTGTTGTTGGTGGTTGGCCAATTGAG GAGACGGAGAAGTTAAAACATGAACTAGCAAAGAAAATTCAGAAACTCCAG TTCATTTATAAGTTGTTATTTTTGGTGGAAAAATTCCGGAAGCAACATCAATTGAAAGAAAATGGGAGTATTCCTACTAGTACTACTGCAAAGCAAGAGCAGACCAGGATGAACTTTATCTGGAGAATTGATGCCGGGTGTATgagatatgaaaataaaattgcatCTGGACCTTTCAGTGATTT GTATAAAGGTACATTCTGCAATCAAGATGTAGCTATCAAGGTTCTAAAGCACGATAATCTGAATGAAAATATACAAAGGGAGTTTGCTCAGGAAGTGTATATCCTAAG TAAAATTCAGCACAGAAATGTTGTTAAATTTGTTGGCGCTTGTACAAAACCCCCAAACCTGTACCTGGTCACAG AATACATGCCTGGTGGAAGTATGTTCGACTTTTTGCATAAACAGAAGACAGCCCTTACTCTTCCATCTTTACTCAAAGTGGCCATTGATGTTTCCGAAGGAATGAAATATCTGCATCAGAATAATATCATACATCGGGACCTTAAAGCGTCTAATCTTTTGATAGATGAGAATGGG GTAGTTAAGGTTGCTGATTTTGGTGTGGCTAGAGTGCACAATCAGTCTGGCATAATGACTGCAGAAACAGGAacttatcggtggatggctccagAG GTTATTGAACATAGACCATATGATCACAAAGCCGATGTCTTTAGCTTTGCCATTGTTCTTTGGGAACTTCTCACAGGAAAG CTTCCTTATGAGCACTTGTCCCCATTGCAAGCAGCAGTAGGAGTGATCCAGAAG GGTTTAAGGCCTAAAATTCCAAGCCATACTCATTCAAAGTTAGTGGAATTGCTTGACTGGTGTTGGCACCACGATTCATCTCTCAGACCCAATTTCTCAGAAATTCTTGAATTTCTGCTACGTGTGACCAAGACG GTCACGGGGGAATATGAAGGCTAG